From a single Fusobacterium ulcerans ATCC 49185 genomic region:
- the rpoN gene encoding RNA polymerase factor sigma-54: MDFTLKLKQEMKLSLTQEMKISMSILQMSSSNLKDFIEKEALKNPMLEVTYSAPAAKYNSDEETPSPFDFIIEEKTLIDFLEEQLGYLKISPKIKSICEYVINNLDDRGYLSMSKLEIKKALKASTAQMKEAMDIIYSLEPTGIGAENLKENLKIQLLAKNITDEKLFYLIDDFLEELGDKNYSLISEKLNISIEQIEDYLDIIKTLEPIPARGYFVGNKTNYVVPEAKIEIVDDELIVTLNEEAIPKIKISSSYESTNSLSDKNNMYTAINLIKSIEKRYITLERVLNQLIIKQKDFFFKGKDFLQTLTLKDIAKELNLHESTISRTVRDKFIETPQGMIAIKSLFLLNSECLEIKKTIENLVKLEDKASPLSDEKISLHFKNNGCNVARRTIAKYREELGIASTRERKRK, encoded by the coding sequence TTGGACTTTACATTAAAGCTAAAACAGGAAATGAAACTTTCTTTAACACAGGAAATGAAAATTTCTATGAGTATACTTCAAATGTCTTCATCTAACCTAAAGGATTTTATCGAAAAAGAAGCATTAAAAAATCCAATGCTGGAGGTAACATATTCTGCTCCTGCAGCAAAATATAATTCTGATGAAGAAACTCCCTCTCCCTTTGACTTTATCATTGAAGAAAAAACTTTAATTGATTTTTTAGAGGAACAACTTGGTTATTTAAAAATTTCACCTAAAATAAAATCTATATGTGAATATGTAATAAATAATTTAGATGACAGAGGATACCTTTCTATGTCTAAACTGGAGATAAAAAAAGCTCTCAAAGCTTCTACAGCTCAAATGAAAGAGGCTATGGATATTATATATTCATTAGAACCAACTGGTATAGGTGCTGAAAACTTAAAAGAAAATCTAAAAATACAGCTTCTGGCTAAAAATATTACTGATGAAAAACTTTTCTATCTTATAGATGATTTTCTGGAAGAACTTGGAGATAAAAATTATTCCCTTATAAGTGAAAAATTAAATATCTCTATTGAGCAGATAGAAGATTACCTTGATATAATCAAGACATTAGAACCCATACCTGCTAGAGGATATTTTGTTGGGAATAAAACAAACTATGTTGTCCCAGAAGCTAAAATAGAGATAGTTGATGATGAACTTATAGTTACATTAAATGAAGAGGCTATTCCTAAAATCAAAATAAGCAGTTCATATGAATCTACAAATTCATTGTCTGATAAAAACAATATGTACACAGCTATAAATCTGATTAAAAGTATTGAGAAAAGATATATCACTTTAGAAAGAGTTTTAAATCAACTGATAATAAAGCAGAAGGATTTCTTTTTTAAAGGCAAGGATTTTCTACAGACTTTAACTTTAAAAGATATTGCAAAGGAATTGAATCTTCATGAATCTACTATTTCTAGAACTGTAAGAGATAAATTTATAGAAACTCCTCAAGGAATGATTGCTATAAAATCTTTATTTTTATTAAATTCAGAATGCCTTGAAATAAAAAAGACCATTGAGAATCTTGTAAAATTAGAAGATAAAGCTTCTCCTTTATCAGATGAAAAAATATCCCTGCATTTTAAAAATAATGGATGTAATGTAGCTAGAAGAACAATAGCTAAATATAGAGAAGAACTTGGAATTGCTTCTACCAGAGAAAGAAAAAGAAAATAA